The proteins below are encoded in one region of Engystomops pustulosus chromosome 8, aEngPut4.maternal, whole genome shotgun sequence:
- the RPS15A gene encoding small ribosomal subunit protein uS8 gives MVRMNVLADALKSINNAEKRGKRQVLIRPCSKVIVRFLTVMMKHGYIGEFEIIDDHRAGKIVVNLTGRLNKCGVISPRFDVQLKDLEKWQNNLLPSRQFGYIVLTTSAGIMDHEEARRKHTGGKILGFFF, from the exons ATGGTGCGCATGAACGTACTCGCCGATGCCCTCAAAAGCATCAACAATGCGGAGAAACGTGGCAAGCGCCAGGTCCTCATCAGACCGTGCTCCAAAGTGATTGTGCGCTTCCTGACAGTGATGATGAAGCATG GTTACATTGGAGAATTTGAAATCATCGATGATCACCGGGCCGGAAAAATTGTTGTCAATCTCACAGGCAGACTGAACAAG TGTGGTGTCATCAGCCCTAGATTTGATGTGCAGCTGAAGGATCTGGAGAAGTGGCAGAACAACCTCTTGCCTTCTCGTCAGTTTGG GTATATTGTACTTACCACTTCTGCTGGCATCATGGACCATGAGGAAGCGAGGCGAAAACACACAGGAGGCAAAATCCTGGGATTCTTTTTCTAA